A window of Leptospira brenneri contains these coding sequences:
- the rplJ gene encoding 50S ribosomal protein L10, whose product MANPSKIEAVAELKTRLEKRPNFILASYSGLTVEDMSNLRAKLRKEGSEMKVIKNNLFLRALKESSEHKNNSIDFGDVYKGPLAAIFSLDALPAVAKVCKDFAKDKKELEIRTGYMDGEVLGKSGVEAIAGLPSKQELLAQVARGINAPATQIASGINQIMASLARAINAVAEKNGN is encoded by the coding sequence ATGGCAAATCCATCTAAAATTGAAGCAGTAGCAGAACTTAAAACTCGTTTGGAAAAACGACCAAATTTCATTTTAGCATCTTACAGCGGTTTAACTGTTGAAGATATGTCTAACCTTCGTGCGAAACTTCGCAAAGAAGGATCGGAAATGAAGGTAATCAAAAATAACCTTTTCCTCCGAGCTTTAAAAGAGTCTTCTGAACATAAAAACAACTCCATTGATTTTGGGGATGTTTACAAAGGACCACTTGCAGCTATTTTCTCTCTGGATGCACTTCCAGCAGTAGCAAAAGTATGTAAGGACTTTGCAAAAGATAAGAAGGAACTCGAAATTAGAACCGGCTATATGGACGGGGAAGTTTTGGGTAAATCCGGAGTAGAGGCGATTGCTGGACTTCCGTCCAAACAAGAACTTCTTGCGCAAGTGGCTCGTGGGATCAATGCTCCTGCAACGCAAATTGCTTCTGGAATCAATCAAATCATGGCATCACTGGCTCGCGCCATCAATGCTGTAGCCGAGAAAAACGGCAATTAG
- the rplA gene encoding 50S ribosomal protein L1, whose product MKRGKKYIQLKEKVDRTKAYTLGEAVGLAKATSFSKFDGTLEISTKINYKSLQNVRGTISLPHGTGKTIKVLVFCKGDKQNEAKEAGADFVGDMDLIEKVSGGWTDFDACVATPDMMKEVGKLGPVLGRKGLMPKPKAGTVTTDVAKAVKELKAGRIEYRPDKGGVVHLGVGKCSFSDDKLSDNINAVVAALMKDKPSDAKGDYLKSFSVAATMGIGVKVDVKELVNANI is encoded by the coding sequence ATGAAACGCGGCAAAAAATATATCCAACTCAAAGAGAAAGTCGATCGCACAAAGGCTTATACCCTTGGTGAAGCGGTTGGTTTGGCAAAAGCTACTAGTTTTTCCAAATTTGATGGAACACTAGAGATTTCGACTAAAATCAATTATAAATCTCTTCAAAACGTAAGAGGAACCATTTCTCTTCCACACGGAACTGGAAAAACAATCAAAGTTTTGGTTTTCTGTAAAGGAGACAAACAAAACGAAGCGAAGGAAGCAGGTGCTGACTTTGTAGGTGATATGGACTTAATCGAAAAAGTTTCCGGTGGTTGGACTGATTTTGATGCTTGTGTGGCTACTCCTGATATGATGAAGGAAGTAGGAAAACTTGGTCCAGTTCTTGGTCGTAAAGGTCTGATGCCAAAACCAAAAGCTGGAACAGTGACTACAGATGTAGCAAAAGCAGTAAAAGAACTCAAAGCAGGTCGAATTGAATACCGTCCTGACAAAGGGGGAGTGGTTCACTTAGGAGTAGGAAAATGTTCCTTCTCTGATGATAAACTTTCTGATAACATCAATGCAGTAGTTGCCGCTCTGATGAAAGACAAACCTTCTGATGCGAAGGGAGATTACCTCAAGTCTTTCTCTGTTGCTGCCACTATGGGAATCGGCGTAAAAGTCGATGTAAAAGAACTAGTAAACGCAAACATATAA
- the rplK gene encoding 50S ribosomal protein L11 produces the protein MAAKKVVKQIKLQVEAGKANPAPPVGPALGQAGLNIMEFCKQFNERSKNQMGLKLPVVITVYSDRSFTFVTKSPPAALLVLKALGLQGGSATPHTVKVGTIKRAQLEEIAKTKMEDLNANDMDAAVNIIAGTCRSMGVNVE, from the coding sequence ATGGCTGCAAAGAAAGTAGTAAAACAAATTAAACTCCAAGTGGAGGCAGGGAAAGCAAACCCAGCTCCTCCAGTAGGTCCCGCTCTTGGTCAAGCCGGACTCAACATTATGGAATTCTGTAAACAGTTCAATGAAAGATCAAAAAACCAAATGGGACTTAAACTTCCAGTGGTTATCACTGTTTATTCTGACAGAAGTTTTACATTCGTAACTAAATCCCCTCCAGCAGCTCTTCTTGTTTTGAAGGCTCTAGGACTTCAAGGTGGATCTGCCACTCCACACACTGTAAAAGTGGGAACAATCAAACGAGCTCAACTAGAAGAAATTGCAAAAACTAAGATGGAAGACCTAAACGCGAATGATATGGATGCAGCAGTGAACATCATTGCTGGAACTTGTCGTTCCATGGGTGTAAACGTCGAGTAA
- the nusG gene encoding transcription termination/antitermination protein NusG encodes MGDSLDKKWYVLQTYSGHENKVKTNIEKMVQQQKLEDQIFAVKIPSMEVAEMKNGKKKVTKKKLMPGYVLVEMNMTDDLRFKIQNLPSVSTFVGGKGKGPEPLSLDEIKNLFSDVGSVESEEVSRPRFLFKVGETLKIIDGPFANFTGLVDEIFPDKGRLRVRVEIFGRSTPVELDYLQVKSEQ; translated from the coding sequence GTGGGCGATTCTTTAGATAAAAAATGGTATGTTCTTCAAACTTATTCCGGTCACGAGAATAAGGTGAAAACAAACATTGAGAAGATGGTCCAACAACAAAAGCTGGAAGACCAAATTTTTGCGGTAAAAATTCCTTCGATGGAAGTTGCCGAAATGAAAAACGGCAAGAAGAAGGTCACAAAGAAAAAACTTATGCCGGGTTATGTTCTTGTTGAGATGAACATGACCGATGACCTTCGATTTAAAATCCAGAACTTACCTTCTGTGTCTACATTTGTAGGTGGGAAAGGAAAGGGTCCGGAGCCACTTTCACTGGATGAGATTAAAAACCTCTTCAGCGATGTAGGAAGTGTAGAGTCGGAAGAAGTTTCCAGACCTCGTTTCCTATTCAAAGTGGGTGAGACATTGAAAATTATAGATGGTCCGTTTGCTAATTTCACAGGTCTTGTGGATGAAATCTTTCCTGATAAAGGAAGACTCCGCGTTCGTGTAGAAATTTTTGGAAGATCCACTCCTGTGGAGTTGGATTATCTCCAAGTAAAATCGGAACAATAG
- the secE gene encoding preprotein translocase subunit SecE → MKATSFIQECKAELEKVHWPTRQEIVSSTVVVLVTVFIFSLFLSASDFIFLKLLKWFWALGT, encoded by the coding sequence ATGAAAGCTACGAGTTTCATTCAGGAATGTAAAGCAGAACTTGAAAAAGTACATTGGCCTACACGCCAAGAGATTGTAAGTTCTACCGTTGTAGTCCTAGTTACAGTATTTATCTTTTCCCTATTTTTATCAGCTTCGGATTTTATTTTCCTGAAACTGTTAAAGTGGTTCTGGGCATTAGGAACATAG